The following proteins are co-located in the Polystyrenella longa genome:
- a CDS encoding PVC-type heme-binding CxxCH protein has protein sequence MNYSHIFARLFSFLLTVCFTVLFSISAHAEDDLAALLNVPDEFDVSVYATDELAHNIFCLTFDTQGRLLVSGPGYIRVLVDDDEDHQADRALEFANDTQGAQGLFADGKYLYCVSGLGLHRYLDADGDGVADGESQGILKINTGDEHDAHAIRRGPDGWWYLLVGNMAGVNARYATLPTSPFNEKNPPYAGALLRIHPQLRGAEIIASGFRNAYDFDFNSAGDIFVYDSDGERDITFPWYRPTRLYHITRGVEAGWKSKTWKEPSSYSTMPNEVASFGRGSPTGVVCYRHEAFPKKYHDSLFILDWTYGRIHSVKLDPTGSSYTSEPELFMSARGNFGFAPTDAEVGPDGALYVAIGGRGTRGTVFRIRSKEGTKAEDVIKAPQLGEPDEEEKLITCLNAFQPLLGWSRQQWKPIAFELGRQPFEEVSKNSSSKFTPQQQIRALEILKEVYDGAPGPLVKELNQHPESTVRARSIWALSENQNEQVNPVALFSDYLSDDDPHVVHQAILRLNLAALTSEQLAQLSLPMSHALGSGDRFVRRAAIELLQNHYAEIVPAIKKTAPQLSFQEKARVQLSLAEMRLVLSDEFDAESTQAGMQILKLNGLGEDSLSIKLDACRLIQLAWGDCGPADHHGALFDGYASQRELTPFEFELDVFRFELAEVYPTGEAELDHELLRLISMIRPANADLLKKIVAPLNDTSNPVDDIHRLVVASRIEVEWSVEVLEKISRALVMLEVKVRDERLPQDLNWNERIKELYGALVKRDPRLPISVVQVPEFGLPGHVVFMSEVPGDFLDQAVNSFVKHVREDDDYPWNNDVIFILGESTDPEIRGLIRQRFDEYSTRQAVIMLLSENPLPEETDLFIRGLEVSHLPTLGSAVQALRKLAQLTDPKQQIAIFQAARRLDQSEAEFILRDYLMELVRTSTNVNFGFIPGKEGYRPQPDVMAKWEEWFLSNYPEAAVVLMKSLGDEEALLMSRLESLDWSQGNAEQGKIFFEKRGCAQCHGGSSALGPDLAGVTGRFSRQDLFTATLYPDRDVSPRYQATNVITEDGLIFTGLVIYESIDGMILRDGLNRTHRIETENIDARTVSSKSLMPSGLLKNSTDSELVDLYTYLQSLQ, from the coding sequence ATGAATTATTCACACATATTCGCGAGATTATTTTCATTCTTACTGACGGTTTGCTTCACCGTCCTCTTTTCAATTTCCGCTCATGCCGAGGATGACCTCGCCGCGTTGCTGAACGTACCGGACGAGTTCGACGTTTCCGTTTACGCCACCGACGAACTCGCCCACAATATTTTCTGTCTCACATTCGACACTCAGGGGAGACTCCTCGTCTCCGGACCAGGTTACATTCGTGTGCTGGTTGATGACGACGAAGACCACCAAGCCGATCGAGCTCTTGAATTTGCTAACGACACACAAGGTGCGCAAGGATTATTTGCAGACGGCAAATACCTCTATTGTGTCAGCGGCCTGGGACTGCATCGCTATCTTGACGCCGACGGTGACGGAGTCGCAGACGGTGAATCGCAAGGTATCCTTAAAATCAATACCGGCGACGAACATGACGCTCATGCCATTCGTCGTGGCCCCGATGGTTGGTGGTATCTGCTCGTCGGTAACATGGCTGGCGTGAATGCCCGCTACGCGACGTTACCAACCTCCCCTTTCAACGAAAAAAATCCGCCCTACGCGGGCGCTTTACTTCGAATCCATCCACAACTACGAGGGGCTGAGATCATTGCTTCCGGATTCCGGAATGCGTACGACTTTGATTTTAACTCCGCGGGCGATATCTTCGTTTACGATAGCGATGGCGAACGGGACATCACCTTCCCTTGGTACCGCCCAACTCGCCTCTATCATATAACTCGGGGCGTCGAGGCAGGATGGAAAAGTAAAACATGGAAAGAGCCAAGTTCCTACTCCACCATGCCCAACGAAGTGGCGAGTTTTGGTCGAGGTTCCCCCACAGGAGTCGTCTGTTATCGTCATGAAGCCTTTCCGAAAAAATATCATGATTCCCTGTTTATTCTCGACTGGACTTACGGTCGAATTCACTCTGTAAAACTCGACCCCACTGGATCCAGCTACACGTCCGAACCCGAACTCTTCATGTCGGCTCGCGGCAACTTTGGATTCGCTCCGACGGACGCCGAAGTAGGCCCTGATGGCGCTTTGTATGTTGCTATCGGAGGTCGAGGGACCCGCGGCACTGTCTTTCGCATCCGATCTAAGGAGGGCACCAAGGCTGAAGATGTCATCAAAGCGCCTCAATTAGGAGAGCCTGACGAAGAAGAAAAGTTGATCACTTGCTTGAACGCATTTCAACCACTGCTAGGTTGGTCACGCCAGCAATGGAAACCGATTGCCTTTGAACTGGGTCGGCAACCGTTCGAAGAGGTCTCAAAAAACAGTTCCTCGAAATTCACCCCGCAACAACAGATACGAGCACTTGAGATTTTGAAAGAAGTCTATGATGGCGCCCCTGGCCCGCTCGTAAAAGAATTGAATCAACATCCAGAGTCCACAGTTCGCGCCCGTTCAATCTGGGCGCTCTCAGAGAATCAGAATGAACAAGTTAATCCGGTCGCTCTCTTTTCCGACTACTTGAGCGATGACGATCCCCATGTCGTTCATCAGGCGATCCTACGTCTCAACCTGGCAGCCCTGACATCGGAGCAGTTGGCCCAATTATCACTTCCCATGTCGCATGCACTCGGATCCGGGGATCGATTCGTCCGCCGCGCGGCAATTGAATTGCTGCAAAATCATTACGCGGAAATCGTTCCCGCCATTAAAAAAACAGCTCCGCAACTTAGCTTTCAAGAGAAGGCGCGGGTTCAACTTTCGCTGGCCGAAATGAGGCTGGTCCTGAGTGATGAATTCGATGCCGAATCAACCCAGGCCGGTATGCAGATTCTGAAACTGAACGGGCTCGGCGAGGACAGTCTGTCAATCAAACTGGATGCCTGTCGATTGATCCAACTCGCCTGGGGCGACTGTGGGCCTGCCGATCATCATGGTGCCCTGTTTGATGGTTACGCCAGTCAACGAGAGTTGACTCCATTCGAGTTTGAGCTCGATGTCTTTCGTTTCGAACTCGCCGAAGTCTATCCCACGGGTGAGGCTGAACTCGATCATGAGCTACTCCGTCTAATCTCCATGATCCGACCCGCCAACGCGGATTTACTTAAGAAAATCGTCGCTCCGCTGAACGATACCTCCAACCCTGTGGATGACATTCATCGCCTAGTAGTCGCCAGTCGTATTGAAGTCGAATGGTCTGTCGAGGTATTAGAGAAAATCAGCCGCGCACTCGTCATGCTGGAAGTCAAAGTCAGGGATGAGCGGCTTCCCCAGGATCTCAATTGGAACGAACGTATTAAGGAACTTTACGGAGCCCTCGTTAAACGCGATCCTCGTTTGCCAATCTCGGTAGTACAGGTTCCGGAGTTTGGACTCCCGGGACATGTTGTTTTTATGTCGGAAGTCCCCGGCGACTTCCTCGACCAGGCGGTCAATTCTTTTGTGAAACATGTTCGCGAAGACGATGACTACCCCTGGAATAACGATGTTATTTTTATTCTCGGAGAATCTACTGATCCTGAAATACGAGGGTTGATTCGTCAGCGATTTGACGAGTACTCCACCCGTCAGGCCGTCATTATGCTGCTGTCAGAAAACCCCCTCCCGGAAGAAACAGACCTCTTTATCCGTGGATTGGAAGTCTCGCACCTTCCCACCCTGGGAAGCGCCGTGCAGGCACTGCGCAAACTTGCCCAGTTAACAGACCCGAAACAACAGATAGCTATCTTCCAGGCCGCCCGCCGTTTGGATCAGTCCGAAGCGGAATTTATCCTGCGTGATTACCTGATGGAACTGGTTCGAACGAGCACAAATGTCAATTTCGGATTCATCCCGGGTAAAGAAGGCTACCGACCGCAGCCCGACGTGATGGCGAAATGGGAAGAGTGGTTTCTTTCCAACTACCCAGAAGCCGCTGTCGTTTTAATGAAATCACTGGGAGACGAAGAGGCCCTGTTAATGAGTCGACTGGAAAGCTTGGACTGGTCACAGGGGAATGCAGAACAGGGAAAAATTTTCTTTGAGAAAAGAGGCTGCGCCCAGTGTCACGGAGGTTCGTCCGCGCTCGGCCCCGATCTCGCCGGAGTGACGGGGCGTTTCTCCCGGCAGGATCTTTTCACTGCCACCCTCTATCCTGATCGAGATGTTTCCCCGCGATATCAAGCAACGAATGTCATCACCGAAGACGGATTAATATTCACCGGCCTCGTTATTTACGAATCGATCGACGGCATGATTCTGCGAGATGGTCTGAATCGAACTCATCGTATTGAGACGGAAAATATCGACGCCCGAACAGTTTCAAGTAAATCATTAATGCCGTCAGGGCTATTAAAAAATAGCACCGATTCCGAACTCGTTGATTTATATACTTATCTTCAATCGTTACAATAG
- a CDS encoding site-specific DNA-methyltransferase, translating into MKPSRTPSETDDTAEASVQRSTADAPATSVDATTNGKSKPLKDKTKVPLAKPKRTRRIVRRCNMLTGKQWLQNSISVWSDIRKTTRDQSGNHPAQFPVSLLEKLIETFLPVEGELVLDPFCGSGTTLLVAGMQNQSALGLELSTEYCESTNDRLQQLSDEQRSQVVCHQARAQDVMDYAKPNSVDLCITSPPYWNVLNQPRSADYKKQRHYGNLDGDLGLIEKYDDYLVALSSIFEKVYDTLKPGAFCIVVVMDLRKRSQFYPLHSDLAQRMTGLGYIFDDLIIWNRQYDYNNLRPLGFPAVFRVNKVHEYILLFQKPRQ; encoded by the coding sequence ATGAAACCCAGCCGCACGCCCAGCGAGACGGATGATACCGCTGAAGCTTCCGTTCAGCGAAGTACCGCTGACGCTCCGGCTACTTCGGTTGACGCGACCACTAACGGGAAGAGCAAGCCCCTAAAAGACAAAACCAAAGTTCCGCTGGCCAAACCGAAACGCACCCGTCGAATCGTGCGACGTTGCAATATGTTAACCGGAAAACAATGGTTGCAAAACTCGATCAGCGTCTGGAGCGATATCCGTAAAACGACTCGCGACCAATCGGGAAATCACCCGGCACAGTTTCCCGTCTCGTTACTGGAAAAGTTGATCGAAACATTCCTGCCAGTTGAAGGAGAACTCGTTCTCGATCCCTTCTGTGGTTCCGGAACAACATTACTCGTCGCTGGGATGCAGAACCAATCTGCGCTGGGGCTGGAGCTTTCCACCGAGTATTGTGAATCGACAAACGACCGCCTGCAACAACTCTCGGACGAGCAACGGTCCCAGGTCGTTTGTCATCAGGCCCGCGCGCAAGACGTTATGGATTATGCTAAACCGAATTCTGTTGACCTGTGCATTACCTCTCCTCCGTACTGGAATGTGCTCAACCAACCTCGTTCGGCTGATTACAAAAAACAAAGGCACTATGGCAATCTCGATGGTGATTTGGGGCTGATTGAAAAATATGACGACTATCTCGTCGCTCTGTCGTCCATCTTCGAGAAGGTTTACGACACTCTTAAACCGGGAGCGTTTTGTATCGTCGTGGTCATGGACTTGCGAAAACGAAGCCAGTTTTATCCGCTGCATAGCGATCTGGCTCAACGAATGACCGGTCTCGGGTATATCTTCGATGACCTCATCATCTGGAACCGACAGTACGACTACAACAATCTCCGGCCTCTGGGATTTCCTGCTGTCTTTCGAGTCAATAAAGTCCATGAATATATTCTGCTCTTCCAGAAACCCCGCCAATAA
- a CDS encoding universal stress protein: protein MSSFKKILVGVDLHHADRLADAELNPPTLTAIQRSIWLASQIDAEIVFCATLDLGAHTQEMLHEHFGEVARDVEDVSHRVLKGLVEQAAEKGCKASSKLMYGTPSYELLKESVLGKYDLVIVGTKDMGLTGRFLLGSTSQKLLRRCECPVWVTKPDPQPENLNVLVCSDFSDVSQEMINMIVTSCQTTDSKVHLLHVNETLADKSLWSSSIPEDQLEEYQKKQREQSEAKLNDQLSMTDFRTLKYGVKTHVIDGNPEEVIPKVVEQEGIDLIVLGTIGRSGIPGILIGNTAERILTHIDCSVLAVKPVGFECPVKFE from the coding sequence ATGTCCAGTTTTAAGAAAATTCTGGTTGGTGTCGACCTTCATCACGCAGACCGTCTTGCCGATGCTGAACTCAATCCTCCCACGCTGACTGCAATCCAGCGTTCGATCTGGCTCGCTTCGCAAATTGATGCTGAGATTGTTTTCTGCGCTACCTTAGACCTCGGGGCGCACACTCAGGAAATGTTGCACGAACATTTCGGAGAAGTCGCACGCGATGTCGAAGACGTCAGCCATCGAGTTTTAAAAGGACTAGTTGAACAGGCTGCAGAAAAAGGTTGTAAGGCCAGTTCGAAACTGATGTACGGCACCCCGTCCTATGAATTACTGAAAGAGTCTGTTTTAGGGAAATACGACCTAGTCATCGTTGGTACCAAAGACATGGGATTAACTGGACGATTTCTGTTGGGAAGCACCTCGCAGAAACTTCTCCGCCGCTGCGAGTGTCCTGTCTGGGTAACCAAGCCCGATCCTCAACCGGAGAACCTGAATGTTCTCGTCTGCAGTGACTTCTCCGACGTCTCTCAGGAAATGATCAACATGATTGTGACGTCCTGTCAAACAACCGACTCGAAAGTCCACCTGTTACACGTCAATGAAACATTGGCCGATAAAAGTCTCTGGAGTAGCAGCATTCCCGAAGATCAGCTGGAAGAGTACCAGAAAAAACAACGTGAACAGAGTGAAGCAAAGCTGAACGATCAACTCTCGATGACAGACTTCCGCACTCTGAAGTATGGTGTGAAGACACACGTGATCGATGGAAACCCCGAAGAGGTCATTCCCAAAGTTGTTGAACAGGAAGGAATCGATCTGATCGTGCTCGGCACCATTGGACGATCGGGCATTCCTGGTATTCTCATTGGGAATACCGCCGAACGGATTCTGACGCATATCGATTGCTCTGTGCTCGCAGTCAAACCGGTTGGGTTCGAGTGTCCTGTTAAATTCGAATAG
- a CDS encoding cysteine desulfurase family protein, producing MSDLPIYLDHHATTPVDPRVVDAMAPFWTTQFGNAASFQHEYGRQAAQRIEAATQQIAELLQCDPKCVVFTSGATEANNLAIKGILGPKLRQRSIAATPHVISTQVEHRAVIDPLKKLERRGVDVTWLPVDETGLIRLSDLEDAFRPETKLVSIIWASNEVGSIHPLAEIAALCEQRSIILHTDAVQAVGKLPINLSVSEAVNLLSFSAHKLYGPPGIGCLYVQPDDNRSFRLEPQIEGGGHQRGFRSGTLPLPLIIGFGKACEIARQESKEEQLRLMQLRDQFQQLLQQGIPDIRINGDLNNRLAGNLNISIPQVDGEALLSHLTEIAVSSGSACTSTNPEPSHVLRAMGIDDRLCRASLRFGLGRSTTAVELHEAARHVIEVVNSLRQS from the coding sequence ATGTCTGATCTACCGATTTATCTCGATCATCATGCGACCACACCTGTTGATCCTCGGGTAGTCGACGCGATGGCTCCGTTCTGGACAACTCAATTCGGTAACGCTGCCAGCTTTCAACACGAATACGGACGCCAAGCCGCACAGCGAATCGAAGCGGCGACCCAGCAAATCGCGGAGCTTCTGCAATGTGACCCCAAATGCGTCGTCTTCACCAGCGGGGCAACGGAAGCGAATAATCTGGCGATCAAAGGGATACTGGGACCGAAACTTCGTCAAAGATCTATCGCTGCCACGCCACATGTGATCAGCACACAGGTCGAGCACCGGGCCGTGATAGACCCTTTGAAAAAACTCGAACGCCGAGGTGTCGACGTCACCTGGCTGCCGGTGGACGAAACAGGTCTCATTCGACTGAGTGATCTGGAAGATGCCTTCCGTCCGGAAACCAAGCTCGTTTCCATCATCTGGGCCAGTAACGAAGTCGGAAGCATTCACCCTCTCGCAGAGATCGCCGCTCTTTGTGAGCAGAGAAGCATTATTCTCCACACGGATGCAGTCCAGGCGGTAGGAAAGCTGCCTATCAACCTTTCCGTCAGTGAAGCTGTAAACCTCCTGAGTTTTTCTGCACATAAGCTTTATGGGCCACCCGGAATTGGCTGCTTATATGTACAACCGGATGATAACCGCTCTTTTCGTCTCGAACCGCAAATCGAAGGTGGGGGCCACCAACGAGGTTTTCGCAGTGGCACATTGCCCCTTCCGCTGATCATTGGGTTTGGCAAAGCCTGCGAGATTGCGAGACAGGAAAGCAAAGAGGAGCAGTTGCGTCTGATGCAACTTCGCGATCAATTCCAACAGTTGCTTCAACAGGGAATTCCGGATATTCGCATCAACGGAGACCTCAATAATCGTCTCGCGGGAAATTTGAACATCAGCATTCCCCAAGTGGACGGCGAAGCGTTGCTGTCTCATCTCACCGAAATCGCCGTCAGTTCCGGCTCCGCCTGTACGTCAACCAACCCGGAACCGAGCCACGTCCTGCGTGCGATGGGCATTGACGACCGACTCTGCCGTGCCAGTCTCCGGTTTGGTCTCGGGAGAAGTACAACAGCCGTAGAACTTCACGAAGCCGCCCGGCACGTGATCGAAGTCGTTAATTCCTTGCGTCAATCGTAA
- a CDS encoding eL24 family ribosomal protein, whose product MNRLFVTSGLMAAMAVAVLTVDAYSKEEKQAELPVALEGNCAVCLLDGDAVVKGTEKYTVEYDGQRYLFPDESTQQKFTKNPAKYAPVLNGDCTVCYEHGGHRPAGKVEHHVAYEGRLYLFPSEGVMKKFTDSPEDFVDADLAYDGNCAVCLIDGGAENPGKAEFTAHYKGMRYQFPNAALQKKFEESPAQYAVKDEAEAKTSSTPKSGKTVSIEGRSACAGCEFKVRPTLNPEELGLAVVVSDTEIYIIEKAHESYSKIYDDRFDSVKLAVKGKVLKKEGRYTWIEPENVTVAQ is encoded by the coding sequence ATGAACAGATTATTCGTCACCTCTGGTTTGATGGCCGCGATGGCCGTGGCTGTGCTTACCGTGGATGCCTATTCCAAAGAGGAGAAACAGGCTGAACTTCCCGTCGCGCTGGAAGGCAACTGTGCTGTTTGTCTGCTTGATGGCGATGCCGTCGTTAAAGGGACCGAAAAGTACACCGTTGAATACGACGGACAACGCTACCTGTTTCCAGATGAATCGACACAGCAGAAATTCACCAAAAACCCAGCCAAATATGCTCCTGTACTGAACGGTGACTGCACTGTCTGCTACGAGCACGGTGGACATCGTCCAGCGGGCAAAGTGGAGCATCACGTGGCTTATGAAGGCCGCTTGTACCTCTTCCCCAGCGAAGGCGTCATGAAGAAATTCACCGACAGTCCCGAAGATTTCGTCGATGCTGATCTCGCATACGATGGCAACTGTGCCGTCTGCTTGATCGATGGTGGAGCTGAGAACCCTGGCAAAGCCGAATTCACTGCTCATTACAAAGGAATGCGGTATCAGTTCCCCAACGCCGCACTGCAGAAGAAATTTGAAGAGAGCCCTGCTCAGTATGCAGTTAAAGATGAAGCAGAGGCGAAAACATCTTCAACACCCAAAAGCGGCAAAACCGTCTCCATTGAAGGTCGCAGCGCCTGTGCCGGTTGCGAATTCAAAGTTCGTCCAACGCTGAATCCCGAAGAACTGGGCCTCGCCGTAGTCGTCAGCGACACGGAAATCTACATTATCGAGAAAGCCCACGAGAGCTATTCCAAAATTTATGACGACCGCTTTGATTCCGTCAAACTGGCAGTCAAAGGGAAAGTACTCAAGAAAGAAGGACGTTACACTTGGATTGAGCCGGAAAACGTAACCGTCGCTCAATAG
- a CDS encoding DUF255 domain-containing protein, translating into MASKRFQLYGIIAGSLVYLSCFAGTLQAQVQWRSSLKEVAQESRETGKPMLLKFTAEWCTFCHKMEKSFNKPEVSAMVNEHFIPIKVDADEKKNLVEEIGVSGFPTTVIISPDFQVLQKITGYLKEDELHARLEVMCPPEPAGRVIVQKQTKPEVPVKKAVVPENPIQQVASEWAFEQICLVQLVENGQLTPGNPAFRTIYRDKQLCFVSAAHKQAFEHNPEHYWPAVNGNCPIVLSEDKQAVSGSPELGAIYRGKLWFFSTPEARQHFADAPQQYLLPGVIEPE; encoded by the coding sequence ATGGCAAGTAAACGTTTCCAACTCTACGGTATCATTGCAGGCTCACTAGTCTACCTATCCTGCTTCGCGGGAACGCTGCAGGCACAGGTGCAGTGGCGTTCCAGTCTAAAAGAGGTTGCCCAAGAATCTCGTGAAACTGGTAAGCCGATGCTGCTGAAGTTTACGGCGGAGTGGTGCACTTTCTGTCATAAGATGGAGAAGTCCTTCAATAAGCCTGAAGTGTCGGCCATGGTGAATGAGCATTTCATTCCGATCAAAGTTGATGCGGACGAGAAAAAGAATCTGGTGGAAGAGATCGGCGTCTCCGGTTTTCCAACCACCGTGATCATCTCTCCCGATTTTCAGGTTCTCCAGAAAATCACTGGATACCTCAAAGAGGATGAATTACATGCCCGTCTGGAAGTCATGTGCCCTCCGGAGCCAGCGGGCCGTGTGATCGTTCAAAAACAGACGAAACCGGAAGTCCCCGTCAAAAAAGCGGTGGTGCCGGAGAACCCAATCCAGCAGGTTGCCAGCGAGTGGGCGTTCGAGCAGATTTGCCTTGTGCAATTGGTCGAAAATGGTCAGTTAACTCCCGGAAATCCAGCGTTTCGTACGATCTATCGAGATAAGCAATTATGTTTTGTTTCTGCCGCTCATAAACAGGCCTTCGAGCACAATCCGGAACATTATTGGCCAGCCGTAAATGGGAACTGTCCCATCGTGCTATCAGAAGACAAACAGGCCGTGAGTGGCTCTCCTGAACTGGGAGCAATCTACCGCGGCAAGCTCTGGTTCTTTTCGACTCCGGAAGCACGCCAGCACTTCGCAGACGCTCCTCAGCAGTACCTGCTCCCAGGAGTCATTGAACCGGAATAG
- the polA gene encoding DNA polymerase I, producing the protein MADTLFLIDTYSLLFQVFHAIPTMTSPQGQPTNALYGITRDLQNIIRDHQPTHLICALEGAGPATRNDLYPAYKANRSETPPDLKAQIPRLFELIEAYNIPCINVAGWEADDVIATLSRQAAAAGMDVRIVTSDKDARQLITPQVRLYNTRKNTFMTEKELADDWGIRPDQVIDFQALVGDSVDNVPGVPLVGPKKAKILLEQFDTLENVLANADQAKGAKLQQNLKEFAEQALLSRQLVTLNQELPLDVDFEAARVTEPNREKLLELFQEFGFRRFSEEIQPAVENKVEQTWEIIDTPAKFEPWFKKFQEQQEFCVDLETTSLTALQADIVGWAFCWEANHGYYLPVNSPGSAHLDADLVASKFKPILEDPTVSKINQNIKYDMLVLRKIDIHLQGVSIDPMVGDYLLDAGARSHGLDALAMKYLNHKMIPISDLIGKGKQQKKMFEVEVDQAAEYAAEDATISLQIAHRVKQELEQENLWDLYWDLERPLISVLVEMESNGIKVLPDELREQSEQLKERLFELEIDIYKIAGQEFNIGSPKQLREILFDKLNLPVIKRTKTGPSTDQEVLEQLATEHELPAKLIEQRQLSKLKSTYLDALPNLVHPQTGKIHASFNQVVAATGRLSSSDPNLQNIPVRSEEGRRIRKAFVPSEEGWALVCFDYSQIELRMLAHFCGDPALMTAFSSGEDIHATVAAEIFHTIPEEVSSDMRRVAKAVNFGVIYGQSPYGLAAALKIPQDEAADFIKRYFERFADVEEYLFSILVECEKQGYVSTIMGRRRIITGVNPVRHKQRNLSDRTAINTVIQGSAADLIKKSMIECSDMLKETNFPARLLLQIHDELVFETPVEKIEELANLVRGKMENAIPLTVPLVVDMKSGPDWYSVEAE; encoded by the coding sequence ATGGCTGACACGCTGTTTTTAATAGACACTTATTCACTGTTGTTTCAGGTTTTTCACGCGATCCCCACGATGACCAGCCCGCAGGGCCAGCCTACGAACGCACTCTACGGGATTACGCGCGATCTGCAGAACATTATTCGTGATCATCAGCCAACACACCTGATTTGTGCTCTGGAAGGGGCCGGACCGGCAACGCGAAACGATCTGTACCCTGCATATAAAGCGAACCGCAGCGAGACTCCCCCCGATCTCAAGGCACAAATCCCCCGATTGTTCGAGCTGATTGAGGCCTACAATATTCCCTGTATTAATGTTGCTGGTTGGGAAGCGGACGACGTCATCGCGACACTCTCTCGCCAAGCCGCAGCAGCAGGAATGGACGTCCGGATTGTCACCAGTGACAAAGACGCTCGCCAACTGATCACACCCCAAGTTCGTCTCTACAACACCCGCAAAAACACGTTCATGACCGAAAAGGAACTCGCTGACGATTGGGGAATTCGCCCCGATCAGGTCATCGATTTTCAGGCGCTCGTCGGAGACAGTGTCGACAATGTTCCCGGCGTCCCTCTCGTCGGTCCCAAGAAAGCAAAGATCTTACTGGAGCAGTTTGACACTCTGGAAAACGTTCTCGCCAATGCTGATCAGGCAAAAGGGGCCAAGTTGCAGCAGAACCTGAAAGAGTTCGCCGAACAGGCATTGCTCAGCCGGCAGTTGGTGACTTTGAATCAGGAACTTCCGCTGGACGTCGATTTTGAGGCGGCCCGGGTCACGGAACCTAATCGTGAAAAGCTGCTGGAGCTATTCCAGGAGTTTGGTTTCCGCCGCTTCAGCGAAGAGATACAGCCCGCAGTAGAAAACAAAGTCGAACAGACCTGGGAAATAATCGACACTCCGGCCAAATTTGAACCCTGGTTTAAAAAGTTTCAAGAGCAACAGGAATTCTGTGTCGACCTCGAAACGACTTCCTTGACAGCCCTCCAGGCAGACATCGTCGGTTGGGCGTTCTGCTGGGAAGCAAACCACGGCTATTATCTGCCGGTCAATAGCCCCGGTTCCGCTCACCTCGACGCCGACTTAGTCGCGTCGAAGTTCAAACCGATTCTGGAGGATCCGACAGTCTCCAAGATCAACCAGAACATCAAATACGACATGCTGGTTCTGCGGAAGATTGACATCCACCTGCAGGGCGTTTCTATCGACCCCATGGTGGGTGACTACTTGCTCGATGCGGGCGCCCGTAGTCATGGTCTCGACGCGTTGGCCATGAAGTACCTGAACCATAAGATGATTCCGATCAGCGATCTGATTGGAAAAGGAAAACAGCAGAAGAAAATGTTCGAGGTCGAAGTCGATCAGGCTGCTGAATACGCAGCGGAAGACGCGACTATTTCACTTCAGATCGCGCATCGAGTAAAGCAGGAGCTCGAGCAGGAAAATCTCTGGGACTTATACTGGGATCTCGAACGTCCCCTGATCTCCGTTCTGGTGGAGATGGAATCCAATGGAATCAAAGTTCTGCCGGATGAACTCCGAGAACAGAGTGAACAGTTGAAAGAGCGACTTTTCGAACTGGAAATCGACATTTATAAAATCGCCGGTCAGGAATTCAATATTGGTTCACCCAAACAGCTCCGCGAAATCCTGTTTGATAAATTGAATCTTCCTGTCATCAAACGTACCAAAACTGGTCCAAGTACCGATCAGGAAGTATTAGAACAACTTGCTACTGAACACGAGCTGCCGGCGAAGCTGATCGAGCAACGGCAACTTTCCAAGTTAAAAAGCACCTATCTCGATGCTCTCCCCAATCTGGTGCATCCGCAAACAGGTAAAATCCACGCGTCATTTAATCAGGTAGTCGCAGCGACAGGTCGACTCAGTTCCAGTGACCCGAATTTGCAGAACATCCCGGTTCGTTCGGAAGAAGGTCGCCGGATCCGCAAAGCATTCGTTCCCAGCGAAGAAGGATGGGCACTCGTCTGCTTTGACTATTCTCAGATTGAACTGCGCATGCTGGCACACTTTTGCGGCGATCCTGCACTAATGACCGCTTTCAGCAGCGGAGAAGATATTCACGCGACCGTCGCTGCGGAGATTTTTCATACAATACCGGAGGAAGTTTCATCGGACATGCGTCGTGTTGCGAAAGCGGTCAACTTTGGAGTCATCTATGGCCAGAGTCCTTACGGTTTAGCAGCAGCACTCAAAATCCCCCAGGACGAAGCGGCCGACTTCATCAAACGATATTTTGAACGATTCGCCGATGTTGAAGAATACCTCTTTTCAATTCTCGTTGAATGCGAAAAGCAGGGTTATGTCAGCACCATTATGGGACGTCGCCGGATAATTACTGGCGTAAACCCGGTTCGTCATAAACAGCGGAATCTGTCCGACCGTACCGCCATCAATACCGTCATTCAGGGTTCGGCTGCCGACCTGATCAAAAAGTCGATGATCGAATGTTCGGATATGCTTAAAGAAACTAACTTTCCAGCTCGACTGCTGTTGCAGATTCATGACGAACTGGTTTTTGAGACACCGGTCGAGAAAATCGAAGAGTTAGCCAATCTCGTCAGAGGAAAGATGGAAAATGCCATTCCACTGACCGTCCCTCTCGTTGTGGACATGAAAAGTGGGCCGGACTGGTATTCAGTCGAGGCGGAGTAA